The Coffea arabica cultivar ET-39 chromosome 6e, Coffea Arabica ET-39 HiFi, whole genome shotgun sequence genome contains the following window.
AATTTAGAATAGAAGCTCGTTGCCTTGTCTTTCCCTATAATTAATGGAAGCTAAAGCATTACATATCAAATACCAATTCAAATTCAATGGATTTAAAATAGTGTTATTGTGTGATCAGGATGATTAATTTTCCCATTTTCATCCATTGAATGCTCTACCTTATACTTCTGTAACTTTTGGGGAAAGTGGTTTTCCACTCTTTTCAAAACCGCAAGTAACACGTTACTCTTTAAAAAGCTTTTGGGAAGAAGATGAGTTACAGTAGGAGATGCCATATAGGGGACtggaaatcaaaagaaaatgctaGTAAgaatttgaattgaacaaaCAGCTCGTACAGAGGAATTATAACGTTCCACTTGTTGAGGTTTTTGTGCTTAATCTTTTTCGTTTTACCCATCGTCTCTCCGGATCTCTTCTTTGCAGGATCCAAGTTCTGTCAAACAGTGGCATAGCCAGCCTTTTGGTCTTGGTTGCATGGAAGTTGACTGGTCATCAGGACAAGTGTCTCGATTCAAAAGAATCTGGCAGTATGGTGTATCTAGTCGGTGCCATCATTGGCCACTATTGCTGCTGCAATGGAGACACTTGGTCATCAGAACTTGGGATATTGAGTGATGAGCAGCCTCGACTGATCACAACCTTAAAGGTCAACTTGATTATACTTTATCTGATATCCTTCCCAGTCCTCCTGCTTCTCCTTTAGAATAGGATTTTATTTCATCTGTAGCCACAAGATGTGCATTAAGtgttccttgatattgttgAACTCATTTGGTATCCCTTCTGGTATGTGGTACTTGCAATTTGACCCGGTTACTAATTGTTCTAATCAAGCATAATGATAGGCCTTTTCCAGTtatatttccttcatttttttcataatTGGCGTTTTGATGCGCTAGTATTCAAAAAGTCTCAACTTAATCGGGATGAACTTGTTCTTAGATGTTAAACCTCCAAATATTGCAACGAGAAGATGTGATGGTTTGGTTTTTATCAGCTTTTAAGTGCTGGTGAATGCTTCGATAAAACCCCTGAGTTCTTGTGTTATCTAATAATTTGTGCCATTGGTAAATCTTCCTTTTTCCTCCAAACCTTCTTGTCTGGTTTGCTTTAGCAGGCAAATCCAACTCATTTTTTAACTTTTGAAGCTTGAACAACTGGATGTTTATGTTTTAAGAGACACAGGTTATGAAATAGTCTATGTGAAGCTAGTCTTCAGAATTGCAATTATTATATTTGAATCAGTTCTGTGGATCTCATCTTTCTCATCCACCATATCAGCCAGTTCGGAGGGGTACAAATGGTGGTGTGACCAAAGCTGGACTTCTAGCGGCAGCAGCAGCGGGCAGTGTCATTGGATTGGCATTTGTTCTACCTGGTTACTTAATTACAACATGCTCTTTGGATGTAGCTCTGAAGCAGCTACTTGTCATACCAATTTCTGCTCTGGCAGGAGTTTCTGGAAGCGTCATAGATTCTCTGTTGGGAGCTACTCTGCAATTTAGTGGATTTTGCAGTGTCCGCAATAAGGTAACTTCTTGGTGGTTTTACAGAACAAATATATGCGCTGCAGTTATGTCTCTGATGATGATTTTACCTCCGACGTTAGTCATGAGTTCTCGCTGCCTGTTAATCATCTTGATTTGTGacagaataaaacaaaaaataaaatgatttatATAAGTGCGAGATGCACCCACTATTCACCACACTCATTCCAGCTTGTACCTTCTTTTCTAACTCCCCTTTTAAAAGAATAGTATCTTTATCATGTtggttttcatttatttttgctgCCTAGCGGAAAATGATCGTCTTGGAAACGTGTAAAATGGAAAAGGATTCAAATTACAGGCATTCAAATTACAGCCAGAATAAGAGTATGTCACCCCGCTAAATCTCATCCTCGTTCCTGTAAATTTTCGTGGCCTGAACCTCATCTCCCAGCTACAACCTACCCTGCTCCCATTTTCAAATGTTTGAATGGCCTTTGAACAATCAGTGCTTGAAAATTAGCACGGTGATAATGCAGTTGTAATTGGAGATTATGCCACATCATGCGTTTGAGGCATGAATTTGAGCAACAATTTTGGAGTCTAACTTTAGTTAACTCATGAACACAATTGTCCACGGTGCATGTTCTGGTTAAATTGATCAACATGTTGATCCAAGAATCTCCCTTTTTCAGGGATTCAATTAATATCAACAGAAATGAGGACTTCGATAAACTGATGCGTACTTTTGTGCAGGTGGTTGAGAAACCGGGACCAACAGTAAAAAAGATCTCCGGTCTTAGCATTCTGGATAACAATGCTGTGAACTTCGTCTCCATATTGCTAACTTCTGCCCTCACTTCCGTTACTTGCTCGTACATTTTCTGAACTCCTCCACTCAGCTCCTTGTGAGTGGCTGCTTTCCTTTgtcctttctctttcttttaggAGAGgatcgaattttttttttttttttttttggaaagaggGGGGAGGGGGGTGGTTTAACATCCTGAATAGGTATCGATTGATAGAAAATCAGTCATTATGTTGCATCGCCAGTTACTTTATAATCTATCAGAAAGTAAACTAGATGAATGATGACTCAAAGGTTGAGCAATTCTGTATTTTTACAAGCTTTGTTACGAGAACCCTAAAACGTAGTTCCTTATTTTCCCGGAAATTGGATATAGGATAGAAGAAGGCCATGCTTGCAATAGAGAGAGAGTCGTGTAAACAACAGCTGTAAAATACTAATCCATAGAGAGAGCAAGTCACCATACACAAGCGATAAGTGCCAAACTCCACCGTCCCCTCTTCTGAGGGGTATCCCATATAAAACGGTTATTCATTGTACCAAAACGTTTTATTCAGTATATTAACATCAGATGAGATGAAGTATCCCATATAATCAGGTGCAGCAACAGCAGACAACGTCTAAGCAGCATTCACAGGTCTCGTAGCAGCAGAAACAGCAACATAATGCGAACAAACTGCACCCATAAATTAGCAAAATTAGACCATAGTTTTCACTTCAACCTTCCCTGTCTTTCATAAATACAAGAATATTCAGTGCCTAATACAAGAAATAGACTCTTCCAatgtaccccaaaaaaaaataataactccATAGTAGtaataaaaactagaaatatATAGACTAGTCAAAAAATTCATACACCGACATCCCATTTTCAAATTCTGAAGGGGAAAGAAAGCAGTAACGACTAAATGTAGGAAAAAGTCTCTAGTTGAGAAGATCAAGAGATTTTAAGAGCAAGTAAAAAAGAAAGTGAATCAAGCCCTAGGACAAACCAAGTATAAAGCACGCCTTTTTCTTCACGACGCCTTTGGAGGTGCTCCTGGTAAGACATCCCCTGGTACCCTGGTGCTCCATCCatgattttttgtttgttttttgctGGCTTTTCTTGCGTTACAGTTTCAATTGAAATTGGCAAGCCCACAACAGTGAACAGCTAGAGATAAAAGGAAAACTAGCCGGAAGGAATATGAAGATGGTACTACTACAGTACTACTATTGAGAGAGCAACAGTAGTAGCCAGGGGTATTAATAGCTagtaaagagagagagagagagagagagagaggaggtgGGGACTGGCCCAAATTGACTGGAAATTCAATGGGAAATTTCCTCTGCCTCTCTCCGTATCTTTGATTTCTTTCCCTAGTTTCTCTGGATGGGTGTACCAAAACTGTGAACGGGCCAGATCACCAATGCCTTCGTTATTAAGCTTTTACCTTAGATGCTGCTCCCTCAGTGACGACGGGATTCAGTCCTACAACTACTCTCCCAAAAAATAAACGTATGTCTTACGTAACCCcaaagaattttaaaaaaaacaaattttttttaacatttttacCCAATCAGGGTGAATTACGTATCCATTCATTTCCTCCGTTTACTTATCTATTCGGTACATTTTTGAAAGCAGTTGTAGAATTTATGGCGTCCATCCATGGTTTAGGCTGCGTTGGAAGATTGACCTTTAAGAGATTTGAAAAGATTGTCGTTTAAAGATGGatatcattttgatttgtaattcatcaatgttaataattgatgaattacaaatCAAACGCCTTCCAAATAATCGAAACAAATTACATTGATTTAAAAGGATTTTAAATCTTTTATCAAATCTCCCAATCTAAATGCAACGTAACAAAACACAATTAGTTGCATAACTGCTATTACCAATATAATAGAATTTTCCTATCACATATACATAGAATTGATTCCTACTGGATATTTTTTGGAAACATGTATTCTAGCCATCATATTGACCTTTAAAGATTTTGACCCAGACAAAAAGTGACAAACCAATCAACAACTGAGGGAAATGGATCAAACTAAAAAGATGGATccatttcctttttgtttctgttttttttccccccgctGGGCAGGAGAAAGATTTATTAGACACCCGATAACATCCCATTAACAACGCACAAACTTTATCCAATAATAAAAGGCAGCATTTTTTCTTCACGGCGTCTTTGGAATGCGATGATAGTAAAAGATTGTCTTGAGATAGTTGTGCCTCAATGTCcatgttttccct
Protein-coding sequences here:
- the LOC113696061 gene encoding protein PGR-like, which translates into the protein MDKQMIQPIVAAFISSIIAFRAYRKKSLDLSGALAGFIVMTLHIAVNFRFGAMLLVFFFTSSKLTKYGEETKRKLDAEFKEGGQRNWIQVLSNSGIASLLVLVAWKLTGHQDKCLDSKESGSMVYLVGAIIGHYCCCNGDTWSSELGILSDEQPRLITTLKPVRRGTNGGVTKAGLLAAAAAGSVIGLAFVLPGYLITTCSLDVALKQLLVIPISALAGVSGSVIDSLLGATLQFSGFCSVRNKVVEKPGPTVKKISGLSILDNNAVNFVSILLTSALTSVTCSYIF